A genomic window from Diospyros lotus cultivar Yz01 chromosome 2, ASM1463336v1, whole genome shotgun sequence includes:
- the LOC127795994 gene encoding uncharacterized protein LOC127795994 isoform X2, giving the protein MEENLPSTASPPPSPPPPPSPEPATDSKHQRSTTPSPIPPSSVIRLWRPAAQRNIRNQWSKLASYRQQWSSASSSARSHATSTVNSYLSQRYMKGMELGALSDMPDIRKKACWKLFKQQMLLRSKFLSSYRDMVAVVVHMVNASKSMRSFLQGAGGPLIQFSSISVDKNDNGDGGGIPVFTFWSIPAFEELAHELVQMFRLELNLKRLLVVEFLSISYEEYPIGEVCWSDELYPGEFDDLCICSLYSEETCEPVHPESWKSDMSTDQRNCQPDHDVLQVSELLLVGVAGLFNILACRGEH; this is encoded by the exons ATGGAAGAAAACCTGCCTTCAACCGCCTCGCCGCcgccttctcctcctcctcctccttcgcCTGAACCAGCCACAGATTCTAAGCATCAAAGGTCTACCACGCCGTCTCCGATACCGCCGTCATCGGTGATACGGCTGTGGAGACCGGCGGCACAGCGAAACATCCGGAACCAGTGGTCGAAATTGGCCTCTTACAGGCAGCAATGGTCCTCCGCCTCATCCTCAGCCCGGTCTCACGCTACTTCCACTGTTAACTCCTATCTCTCTCAAAG GTACATGAAGGGTATGGAGTTGGGTGCTCTGAGTGATATGCCGGATATCAGGAAGAAAGCCTGCTGGAAATTGTTTAAGCAGCAG ATGCTGCTTCGGAGCAAATTTTTATCTTCCTACAGGGATATG GTGGCTGTTGTAGTGCACATGGTGAATGCAAGCAAATCTATGAGGAGCTTCCTTCAAGGGGCTGGTGGTCCACTCATACAATTTTCTAGCATATCGGTGGATAAGAATGACAATGGGGATGGTGGTGGTATCCCAGTATTTACATTCTGGTCAATTCCTGCTTTTG AGGAGTTAGCACACGAGCTTGTTCAGATGTTCAGATTGGAACTGAATTTGAag CGGCTTCTTGTGGTGGAGTTTCTCTCTATCAGTTATGAAGAATATCCAATAGGTGAAGTGTGCTGGTCAGATGAGCTGTATCCTGGAGAATTTGATGATTTATGCATATGCAGCTTGTATTCTGAAGAAACTTGTGAACCTGTTCACCCAGAGAGCTGGAAGTCTGACATGTCTACTGACCAACGTAATTGCCAACCAGACCATGATGTTTTGCAG GTGTCTGAATTACTACTTGTTGGAGTTGCAGGTTTATTTAACATCCTGGCTTGCAGAGGTGAACATTGA
- the LOC127795994 gene encoding uncharacterized protein LOC127795994 isoform X1, with the protein MEENLPSTASPPPSPPPPPSPEPATDSKHQRSTTPSPIPPSSVIRLWRPAAQRNIRNQWSKLASYRQQWSSASSSARSHATSTVNSYLSQRYMKGMELGALSDMPDIRKKACWKLFKQQMLLRSKFLSSYRDMVAVVVHMVNASKSMRSFLQGAGGPLIQFSSISVDKNDNGDGGGIPVFTFWSIPAFEELAHELVQMFRLELNLKRLLVVEFLSISYEEYPIGEVCWSDELYPGEFDDLCICSLYSEETCEPVHPESWKSDMSTDQRNCQPDHDVLQVYLTSWLAEVNIDMYRLEEIFSIVGEEMHITFS; encoded by the exons ATGGAAGAAAACCTGCCTTCAACCGCCTCGCCGCcgccttctcctcctcctcctccttcgcCTGAACCAGCCACAGATTCTAAGCATCAAAGGTCTACCACGCCGTCTCCGATACCGCCGTCATCGGTGATACGGCTGTGGAGACCGGCGGCACAGCGAAACATCCGGAACCAGTGGTCGAAATTGGCCTCTTACAGGCAGCAATGGTCCTCCGCCTCATCCTCAGCCCGGTCTCACGCTACTTCCACTGTTAACTCCTATCTCTCTCAAAG GTACATGAAGGGTATGGAGTTGGGTGCTCTGAGTGATATGCCGGATATCAGGAAGAAAGCCTGCTGGAAATTGTTTAAGCAGCAG ATGCTGCTTCGGAGCAAATTTTTATCTTCCTACAGGGATATG GTGGCTGTTGTAGTGCACATGGTGAATGCAAGCAAATCTATGAGGAGCTTCCTTCAAGGGGCTGGTGGTCCACTCATACAATTTTCTAGCATATCGGTGGATAAGAATGACAATGGGGATGGTGGTGGTATCCCAGTATTTACATTCTGGTCAATTCCTGCTTTTG AGGAGTTAGCACACGAGCTTGTTCAGATGTTCAGATTGGAACTGAATTTGAag CGGCTTCTTGTGGTGGAGTTTCTCTCTATCAGTTATGAAGAATATCCAATAGGTGAAGTGTGCTGGTCAGATGAGCTGTATCCTGGAGAATTTGATGATTTATGCATATGCAGCTTGTATTCTGAAGAAACTTGTGAACCTGTTCACCCAGAGAGCTGGAAGTCTGACATGTCTACTGACCAACGTAATTGCCAACCAGACCATGATGTTTTGCAG GTTTATTTAACATCCTGGCTTGCAGAGGTGAACATTGATATGTACAG GCTGGAAGAAATTTTCTCCATTGTAGGAGAGGAAATGCATATTACCTTTTCCTGA
- the LOC127795994 gene encoding uncharacterized protein LOC127795994 isoform X3 has product MEENLPSTASPPPSPPPPPSPEPATDSKHQRSTTPSPIPPSSVIRLWRPAAQRNIRNQWSKLASYRQQWSSASSSARSHATSTVNSYLSQRYMKGMELGALSDMPDIRKKACWKLFKQQVAVVVHMVNASKSMRSFLQGAGGPLIQFSSISVDKNDNGDGGGIPVFTFWSIPAFEELAHELVQMFRLELNLKRLLVVEFLSISYEEYPIGEVCWSDELYPGEFDDLCICSLYSEETCEPVHPESWKSDMSTDQRNCQPDHDVLQVYLTSWLAEVNIDMYRLEEIFSIVGEEMHITFS; this is encoded by the exons ATGGAAGAAAACCTGCCTTCAACCGCCTCGCCGCcgccttctcctcctcctcctccttcgcCTGAACCAGCCACAGATTCTAAGCATCAAAGGTCTACCACGCCGTCTCCGATACCGCCGTCATCGGTGATACGGCTGTGGAGACCGGCGGCACAGCGAAACATCCGGAACCAGTGGTCGAAATTGGCCTCTTACAGGCAGCAATGGTCCTCCGCCTCATCCTCAGCCCGGTCTCACGCTACTTCCACTGTTAACTCCTATCTCTCTCAAAG GTACATGAAGGGTATGGAGTTGGGTGCTCTGAGTGATATGCCGGATATCAGGAAGAAAGCCTGCTGGAAATTGTTTAAGCAGCAG GTGGCTGTTGTAGTGCACATGGTGAATGCAAGCAAATCTATGAGGAGCTTCCTTCAAGGGGCTGGTGGTCCACTCATACAATTTTCTAGCATATCGGTGGATAAGAATGACAATGGGGATGGTGGTGGTATCCCAGTATTTACATTCTGGTCAATTCCTGCTTTTG AGGAGTTAGCACACGAGCTTGTTCAGATGTTCAGATTGGAACTGAATTTGAag CGGCTTCTTGTGGTGGAGTTTCTCTCTATCAGTTATGAAGAATATCCAATAGGTGAAGTGTGCTGGTCAGATGAGCTGTATCCTGGAGAATTTGATGATTTATGCATATGCAGCTTGTATTCTGAAGAAACTTGTGAACCTGTTCACCCAGAGAGCTGGAAGTCTGACATGTCTACTGACCAACGTAATTGCCAACCAGACCATGATGTTTTGCAG GTTTATTTAACATCCTGGCTTGCAGAGGTGAACATTGATATGTACAG GCTGGAAGAAATTTTCTCCATTGTAGGAGAGGAAATGCATATTACCTTTTCCTGA